A segment of the Mycobacterium intracellulare ATCC 13950 genome:
GGCGAGGTCATCCTGTCCGGATCGTTCACCAAGCCGGTGTTCGCCGAACCGGGGGACACCTTTGTCGCCGACTATGGACCGCTGGGCACGGTGTCGGTGACGTTCGATTCGGAGGCATCGTGACAAACCGGTGGACACAGCGCATCGGCGACGGTGACCCGCGCATCGGCATGTGGGTGGCCTCGGGCAGCGGTTACGTCACCGAAATCTGTGCAGGATCCGGGATCGACTGGCTGCTGTTGGATCAGGAGCACGCGCCCAACGATGTGCGCACCACGCTCGAACAGCTGCAGGTGTTGGCCGGCTACCCGGACGTCGACGTGCTGGTGCGTCCGCCCTCGGCTGACCCGGTGTTCATTAAGCAATTGCTCGACATCGGGGCTCAGAACATCATCGTCCCGATGATCGATGGCCCCGGTGAGGCGGTCGCGGCGGTTTCCGCCACGCGTTATCCGCCCAACGGCATCCGCGGGGTCGGCAGCGCGTTGGCCCGAGCGTCCCGTTGGAACCGCATTTCTGACTATCTCGTCACCGCTGACACGGCCGTGTCGTTGACCGTCCAGGTGGAGAGCGTGGCCGGTCTGGCACAGCTCGGGGAGATCGCCGACGTCGACGGAGTGGACGCCGTCTTCATCGGACCGGCCGACCTGGCAGCCTCGATGGGCAAACTTGGGCAGCCGGAGCATCCAGACGTCGTGAGCACCATAGAAACCGCGCTGGCGACCATCGTGGAACACGGCAAGCGCGCCGGAGTTAATGCGTTCAGCGAGCCACTGGCGCGCCGCTACATGGCGGCCGGGGCGAGCTTCGTGCTCGTAGGAGCGGACGTGGCACTGCTGGCCCGTGGCACCGAGCAGCTGGCAGCGAGGTATCGCCGCCAATGAACGACGCATTGTTTCTGACTGTCGTGTCACCTAGAATTCCGGATCATGGATCTCGACTTCA
Coding sequences within it:
- a CDS encoding aldolase/citrate lyase family protein yields the protein MTNRWTQRIGDGDPRIGMWVASGSGYVTEICAGSGIDWLLLDQEHAPNDVRTTLEQLQVLAGYPDVDVLVRPPSADPVFIKQLLDIGAQNIIVPMIDGPGEAVAAVSATRYPPNGIRGVGSALARASRWNRISDYLVTADTAVSLTVQVESVAGLAQLGEIADVDGVDAVFIGPADLAASMGKLGQPEHPDVVSTIETALATIVEHGKRAGVNAFSEPLARRYMAAGASFVLVGADVALLARGTEQLAARYRRQ